In Phacochoerus africanus isolate WHEZ1 chromosome 2, ROS_Pafr_v1, whole genome shotgun sequence, one DNA window encodes the following:
- the PHF24 gene encoding PHD finger protein 24 isoform X2 → MGVLMSKRQTVEQVQKVSLAVSAFKDGLRDRPSIRRTGEVPGSRRGTVEGSVQEVQEEKEAEASILALQEESSVNRAAWERLRDGRGVEPEEFDGTSRFTPPAFIRPTRKLDDDKTPDICLEPREPVVNDEMCDVCEVWTAESLLPCRVCTRVFHDGCLRRMGYIQGDSAAEVTEMAHTETGWSCHYCDNLNLLLTEEEMYSLTETFQQCKVIPDCSLTLEDFLRYRHQAAKRGDSDRALSEEQEEQAARQFAALDPEHRGHIEWPDFLSHESLLLLQQLRPQNSLLRLLTVKERERARATFLARGSGSSISEAECRRAQHSWFCKRLAEAPSCSVSVSHVGPIADSSPAGSIGKSQDKAVLPTEPESRFVDWPTFLQENVIYILAARPNSAAIHLKPPG, encoded by the exons ATGGGGGTGTTGATGTCCAAGCGACAGACAGTGGAGCAGGTGCAGAAGGTGAGCCTGGCTGTGTCTGCTTTCAAGGATGGGCTGCGGGACAGGCCTTCCATCCGACGCACAGGTGAGGTTCCAGggtcccgccgtggcacagtagAGGGCTCTGTCCAGGAAgttcaggaggagaaagaagcagaggCAAGCATCCTAGCACTCCAAGAAGAGAGCAGTGTCAACCGTGCTGCCTGGGAGAGGCTCCGGGACGGGCGTGGAGTAGAGCCTGAGGAGTTTGACGGGACCAGTCGTTTCACACCCCCTGCCTTCATCCGCCCCACTCGGAAGCTGGATGATGACAAGACTCCAGATATCTGCTTGGAGCCCAGAGAGCCT GTTGTCAACGATGAGATGTGCGACGTCTGTGAGGTCTGGACGGCTGAGAGCCTCCTCCCGTGCAGGGTCTGCACCAGGGTTTTTCATGATGGCTGCCTGCGCCGCATGGGCTACATCCAAGGAGACAGCGCTGCGGAGGTGACAGAGATGGCACACACAGAGACAGGCTGGAGCTGCCACTATTGT GACAACCTCAACTTGCTGCTAACTGAGGAGGAAATGTATAGCCTGACAGAGACATTTCAGCAGTGTAAAGTCATCCCTG ATTGCTCCCTGACACTGGAGGACTTCCTGCGCTACCGCCACCAAGCAGCGAAGCGGGGGGACAGTGACAGGGCTCTCAGTGAGGAGCAAGAGGAGCAGGCAGCTCGTCAGTTTGCAGCCCTGGACCCTGAACACCGAGGACACATAGAGTGGCCTGACTTCTTGTCCCATGAGTCCCTCCTACTTCTGCAGCAATTGCGTCCCCAG AACTCTCTGTTAAGGCTTCTGACCGTCAAGGAGCGTGAGCGAGCCCGAGCCACCTTCCTGGCCCGGGGCAGTGGGAGCTCTATCAGTGAGGCAGAGTGCCGTCGTGCCCAGCACTCTTGGTTCTGCAAACGCCTTGCAGAGGCTCCTTCCTGCAGTGTCAG TGTCAGCCATGTGGGTCCCATAGCAGATAGCAGCCCAGCCGGCAGCATTGGCAAGAGTCAGGACAAGGCCGTGCTGCCCACAGAGCCTGAGTCCAG ATTTGTGGACTGGCCTACCTTCCTGCAGGAGAATGTCATCTACATCTTGGCTGCTCGCCCCAACAGTGCCGCCATCCACCTGAAACCCCCAGGATAG
- the PHF24 gene encoding PHD finger protein 24 isoform X1 produces MGVLMSKRQTVEQVQKVSLAVSAFKDGLRDRPSIRRTGEVPGSRRGTVEGSVQEVQEEKEAEASILALQEESSVNRAAWERLRDGRGVEPEEFDGTSRFTPPAFIRPTRKLDDDKTPDICLEPREPVVNDEMCDVCEVWTAESLLPCRVCTRVFHDGCLRRMGYIQGDSAAEVTEMAHTETGWSCHYCDNLNLLLTEEEMYSLTETFQQCKVIPDCSLTLEDFLRYRHQAAKRGDSDRALSEEQEEQAARQFAALDPEHRGHIEWPDFLSHESLLLLQQLRPQNSLLRLLTVKERERARATFLARGSGSSISEAECRRAQHSWFCKRLAEAPSCSVSSVSHVGPIADSSPAGSIGKSQDKAVLPTEPESRFVDWPTFLQENVIYILAARPNSAAIHLKPPG; encoded by the exons ATGGGGGTGTTGATGTCCAAGCGACAGACAGTGGAGCAGGTGCAGAAGGTGAGCCTGGCTGTGTCTGCTTTCAAGGATGGGCTGCGGGACAGGCCTTCCATCCGACGCACAGGTGAGGTTCCAGggtcccgccgtggcacagtagAGGGCTCTGTCCAGGAAgttcaggaggagaaagaagcagaggCAAGCATCCTAGCACTCCAAGAAGAGAGCAGTGTCAACCGTGCTGCCTGGGAGAGGCTCCGGGACGGGCGTGGAGTAGAGCCTGAGGAGTTTGACGGGACCAGTCGTTTCACACCCCCTGCCTTCATCCGCCCCACTCGGAAGCTGGATGATGACAAGACTCCAGATATCTGCTTGGAGCCCAGAGAGCCT GTTGTCAACGATGAGATGTGCGACGTCTGTGAGGTCTGGACGGCTGAGAGCCTCCTCCCGTGCAGGGTCTGCACCAGGGTTTTTCATGATGGCTGCCTGCGCCGCATGGGCTACATCCAAGGAGACAGCGCTGCGGAGGTGACAGAGATGGCACACACAGAGACAGGCTGGAGCTGCCACTATTGT GACAACCTCAACTTGCTGCTAACTGAGGAGGAAATGTATAGCCTGACAGAGACATTTCAGCAGTGTAAAGTCATCCCTG ATTGCTCCCTGACACTGGAGGACTTCCTGCGCTACCGCCACCAAGCAGCGAAGCGGGGGGACAGTGACAGGGCTCTCAGTGAGGAGCAAGAGGAGCAGGCAGCTCGTCAGTTTGCAGCCCTGGACCCTGAACACCGAGGACACATAGAGTGGCCTGACTTCTTGTCCCATGAGTCCCTCCTACTTCTGCAGCAATTGCGTCCCCAG AACTCTCTGTTAAGGCTTCTGACCGTCAAGGAGCGTGAGCGAGCCCGAGCCACCTTCCTGGCCCGGGGCAGTGGGAGCTCTATCAGTGAGGCAGAGTGCCGTCGTGCCCAGCACTCTTGGTTCTGCAAACGCCTTGCAGAGGCTCCTTCCTGCAGTGTCAG CAGTGTCAGCCATGTGGGTCCCATAGCAGATAGCAGCCCAGCCGGCAGCATTGGCAAGAGTCAGGACAAGGCCGTGCTGCCCACAGAGCCTGAGTCCAG ATTTGTGGACTGGCCTACCTTCCTGCAGGAGAATGTCATCTACATCTTGGCTGCTCGCCCCAACAGTGCCGCCATCCACCTGAAACCCCCAGGATAG